A single Biomphalaria glabrata chromosome 2, xgBioGlab47.1, whole genome shotgun sequence DNA region contains:
- the LOC106069138 gene encoding folliculin-interacting protein 2-like isoform X2 gives MFVDINVLFKHGAPVYKGLNIRKTVPPKLDKSKIRLVIYADSERGRIPYFDSDAITLVDENTTKQNVIKSAPKTVRAKGLNYCGQKDALVPQQKQPPKYHFSRLGSDVKVLEEMMFGTAAMAFKGSTLKVHLLRCPPKLMISKVFIPEKPCRDSFGDVESESSSLPGSSADHSSEEFFYSINPKEKHSKYGTKSLNLSKSIPVDVPTKDISDNSTDDDSGRASFTSSGSMRASFPSPGNNSISSYNSLHRRWMRAQTTMLDSFHRKQIQEANNFVEGSVRRPNKCKLAIGILFGSYDEKDEENHNLFQSFFFSHFALIESHVEKLRSIVEKAYFNKRNFLPSIVEALDNFRDALYDLYMAPRLQEPVWLTLMPSNTYKTKLCEKFMKVFVNLVVKYDNKNCKFFMSTLLSAVLTQHLAWVATVTPADCIPSNTYLDKHTAKWVDTLAKTHPYNPLWAQLGDLFGAIGFPLKISRTVVVGKKADVVKDFLYILSYFIRCSEIHENSDPQCLAKIVNDNYFDASLSPTASEKTLYLEGSHLDGNISPSFCRQTSANSLGKSAGRPTGMLNDVIVEHSESALDLMNDSPTPKKRPECGFSKVDWSSEAQQVDQILDYESDSLPSTPLIIEHKHSKSVDIFKAYSVKQSASENQHKAQTVLNNDSNSSELYPMGMSELHNYHPNSMPACSLASAKPLESPKLERVANVAAAASQRKIDFFDNTGQHIIRSESFSEGKVRSTLAKRLEGTDLQMTKSTIGSDEHADEACGKKSDADSESRKDAVEHCPRTNFSRQASTDQKPPSGRPTSLVRCRSSTPTELSRRRHLSSTSSIDYDAFDPMIHCKEIKLPFAPSDSGQWHIKAFDRNFGHSLLASYTDHYMSDFVLHGTSDTDFIGRLQNDLQMTVKHSVLDEPIDEAVCVIANTDTWTVEVVSSKMLNTSPSACTTWTSSQLVADMIESVVEISKLKMSSEFCLMHLEDRLQEIYFKSLMVSECIHTTRSINQRELTTMLGFETSDLPLLLAVAKTHTPELIMKVL, from the exons aaaaactgTCCCACCAAAATTGGATAAGTCCAAGATTAGACTTGTCATATATGCAGATTCTGAAAGGGGAAGAATTCCTTACTTTGACTCTGATGCAATTACACTAGTGGATGAAAACACTACAAAG cAAAATGTTATCAAGTCTGCACCAAAAACTGTGCGTGCCAAAGGACTTAATTATTGTGGACAAAAAGATGCTCTTGTACCACAGCAAAAACAGCCACCAAAATATCat TTTAGCAGGCTGGGAAGTGATGTTAAAGTCTTGGAGGAGATGATGTTTGGCACAGCTGCTATGGCTTTCAAAGGTTCCACTCTGAAGGTACATCTGCTGAG ATGTCCTCCAAAGCTGATGATTTCAAAAGTATTTATACCTGAAAAACCTTGTAGAGATAGTTTTGG AGATGTTGAATCAGAAAGTAGCAGTTTACCTGGATCATCAGCTGATCATTCATCAGAAGAGTTTTTTTACAGCATTAATCCCAAAGAAAAACACAGTAAATATGGCACCAAATCCTTAAATTTGT caaAAAGCATTCCAGTTGATGTTCCTACCAAAGATATTTCAGACAACAGCACAGATGATGATAGCGGCCGGGCATCAT ttacATCCAGTGGAAGCATGAGAGCATCTTTTCCATCACCAGGAAACAACAGTATTAGTAGTTATAATAGTCTTCATCGGCGTTGGATGAGGGCACAGACAACCATGCTAGATAGTTTCCATAGAAAGCAAATCCAAGAAGCCAATAATTTTGTAGAG ggaTCTGTCAGACGGCCAAATAAATGTAAACTGGCTATAGGAATCTTATTTGGCAGTTATGatgagaaagatgaagaaaatcACAA CTTGTTCCAgagttttttcttttctcacttTGCCTTGATTGAGAGTCATGTGGAAAAACTACGCTCCATAGTGGAGAAAGCTTATTTCAATAAACGCAATTTTTTGCCCTCAATTGTTGAG GCTTTGGATAATTTTCGAGATGCTTTGTATGATCTCTACATGGCGCCTCGTCTGCAGGAGCCAGTATGGCTGACCTTGATGCCTTCTAatacttacaaaacaaaactgtgTGAAAAATTTATGAAAGTATTTGTCAACCTGGTGGTGAAATATGACAATAAAAATTGCAAGtt TTTTATGAGCACACTTTTATCAGCTGTCTTGACCCAACATTTGGCCTGGGTAGCCACTGTTACTCCTGCTGACTGCATCCCATCTAACACTTATCTAGACAAGCATACTGCTAAATGG GTTGATACATTAGCAAAAACTCATCCTTATAATCCTTTGTGGGCTCAGTTAGG AGATCTGTTTGGTGCCATAGGCTTCCCACTCAAAATTTCTAGAACTGTTGTGGTCGGTAAAAAAGCGGATGTTGTTAAGGACTTCCTTTACATTTTGAGTTACTTCATTCGTTGTAGTGAGATTCATGAAAATTCTGATCCGCAGTGCTTGGCCAAAATTGTGAACGATAATTATTTTGATGCATCGTTGTCACCCACAGCTAGTGAAAAGACTCTGTATTTGGAAGGTTCTCATCTAGATGGCAACATTAGTCCATCTTTTTGTAGACAGACCAGTGCAAATAGCCTTGGTAAAAGTGCTGGTAGGCCAACAGGCATGCTTAACGATGTAATTGTTGAACATAGTGAAAGTGCTTTAGACCTTATGAATGATAGTCCCACTCCCAAAAAACGTCCAGAATGTGGTTTCTCTAAAGTTGATTGGAGCTCGGAAGCTCAACAAGTGGATCAAATTCTGGATTATGAAAGTGATTCTCTCCCTTCTACTCCACTGATCATAGAGCACAAACATAGCAAAAGCGTAGACATTTTCAAAGCTTATTCAGTAAAGCAAAGTGCAAGTGAAAACCAGCATAAAGCTCAAACTGTCTTGAATAATGATTCAAACAGTTCTGAATTGTATCCAATGGGTATGAGTGAGCTTCATAATTATCATCCCAATTCTATGCCAGCCTGTAGCTTAGCATCTGCCAAGCCTCTTGAATCTCCAAAGCTAGAAAGAGTTGCCAATGTTGCAGCAGCTGCTTCTCAAAGAAAAATTGACTTTTTTGATAACACAGGACAACACATTATAAGGTCAGAGTCTTTCTCTGAAGGAAAGGTCCGGTCTACTCTGGCCAAGAGGCTAGAAGGCACAGACCTTCAAATGACAAAAAGTACAATAGGATCTGATGAGCATGCTGATGAAGCCTGTGGAAAGAAATCAGATGCAGACTCTGAAAGCAGGAAAGATGCAGTGGAGCATTGTCCCAGGACTAACTTTTCAAGACAAGCTAGTACAGACCAGAAACCTCCCTCCGGTAGACCTACTTCTTTAGTAAGGTGCAG ATCCTCAACACCCACAGAGTTAAGTAGACGAAGGCATTTGTCATCCACTAGCAGTATTGACTATGATGCTTTTGATCCTATGATCCATTGTAAAGAAATCAAGTTACCTTT tgcACCATCAGATTCTGGTCAGTGGCACATCAAAGCTTTTGATCGTAATTTTGGCCACTCCTTACTGGCTAGCTACACTGACCATTACATGTCAGATTTTGTCCTTCATGGAACATCTGATACAGATTTTATTGGGCGTTTACAAAATGATCTTCAAATGACTGtgaag CACTCAGTCTTAGATGAACCTATTGATGAAGCTGTTTGTGTCATTGCTAATACAGATACTTG GACTGTGGAAGTGGTGAGCAGTAAAATGTTAAACACTTCCCCTTCTGCATGTACAACCTGGACCTCTTCTCAACTTGTTGCAGATATGATTGAATCTGTTGTGGAGATCTCTAAGCTCAAAATGTCTTCTGAATTT